From Pseudomonadota bacterium:
ATAACTGGGTGACAACCCATCGCAAAGCACCACAAAGAAGTAAACGAAGTTACTAAAATGTCTTCATATTTTCTACTACGTTAAGTATAGATAATACAAAGGTAAATTATATATGAATCGATCTTTTAAAGACTACGTTCTACTCAAAGAAGAAAAAAGCTCTGAAAAAGACTGGAAAAAAGAATTCATTTCGTTGGAAAAAGGCTTTATTCCCCCTCCAAAAATGAAACCAGTCATCGAAGCTTTTCTTAATAGTAGTGAAATTAAAGTCATTGATGATACTAGCAAAGATGTTACATTGCCCAAAAAATCCCTATTCCTTTGCGGTGGTTCAGTCCGAGATTTCCTAAAGGGCAAGTCCCCACATGAATTCCACCTCTGCACAAACGCCACCCCAGCCCAAACCGCACTCATTCTTCATAGTGCTGGTTTTAGATTTGAAGGTGGCGACCCAGGAAAACTTAAACTGACTTTTCAGCCTCGCCCCATGAAAGAAGGAGCAGTACGTAGCTGGCGAGTAGGCAATGCCGATAAAAAAGGTGGTTGCTATTCTATGATTGCCACCTACAAGGGAGAGCCATTCGAAATTTGCACCATGATGAAAGACCCCAAAACATCTCAAGTCGCCAGTGCAAAAGAATTTGTCGATAATCCCAATGATGATGCAAATGGACGTGATTTAACTATCAATGCCCTTTATATCGAATTGTCAAAACCAGATGGTGAAAACAATAAATTATTTGATCCAACTCAAAAAGGCTGGCACGATGTAACCAATGGATTGGTGAGAGCAGTTGGTAGTGCCGAAGATCGATTCAAAGAAGACCCAATTCGTATCCTGCGTGCCATTCGATTCCACGCAAGATTTGGTAAGGGTGAAAAAATGGACCCCGATATCCGACGAGCTATGGATCGATTCAAAAATCTTGAAGGTGTATCGTTATCCGAAGTACGGGAAGAATTTCTAAAAGGCTTGCTACACCCAGATACAGATGCAAAGAAATATATCAGCATCTATCAACAAGCCGGTTTGTTCAATAAATTATTCCCTAATGTCACCATTCATGGAGAAGTGCCGCCTGAATTCTCAAGCAGAAAAGACAAACCACTCGCTCTGGCATGGATTTTACAAGATAATGATTTGCAAACAGTCAATAAAGTCCTCTCTGCTGAAGCTGGTTGGAATTCCCAAGATAAAAGAGCCGTTCTTTTCTTGTTGGCTTTGAAAGAATTCTCCCCGGATGATAGACCCCAAGCCCTCAATTCTTGGAAAGGTACAGGTCTATCTAAAACACAAATTAAAGACTGGGTAGAAATGTTCAATATCACAGATGGTCGTGGTGTAAAAAGAAACCGCAGACCAGTTTGGGCTCTTCACGTCAGAACCTTTGCTGATAATGATCTCCCATTAGCTGGACCTAAAGAAGTTGGACAAGTTCCAGATATCCAAAAACCACAGGCTCTTAATAACCTAGAAGCAGAAAAATTCAAGAAGTTATTACCAATCAGTAAAGTCGCAAGTCTTTAATTGATAAGTATTTAGAAACAAAGCAAATATTTTTTGTTGTTATTATGCTCTAAATACTGCGTGAAAAACTTTCATCAAGTATCCAATGTGTTAAAGAAACATTTTCCCAACTACAAGGTAAGCATCAGAAGAGTTGTTGTTCCACCTGATATTGCTGGCGAATGTTGCTTGTTGCCCACACGCAAAAAATGCAAACAATTCATGATAAAAATAGATCACAGTCTAGATGAAGACGCAGCTATTTTAATCCTTTTGCATGAGTGGTCTCACATTCTTTCTTGGCAGGCAAGAGGAGATGACCACGGAATTGAATGGGGCAAAGCATATAGTCGCATTTATCGGGTGTATCTAAAAGATTGGATTGAAAAAGAAAATCAGAACTAAACTCTTTTGATACTATGGATTACTTTGTTACCGTTGTGCCCTCCTATCAACACTTTTGGCAAGTTGAACTGCTGATCGAAAGCTTCAAAATGCTAAAAATGCAAGATAGGCTGCTTGTGGCCATCGTTGGTGCCCCAACCTCATTGCCCACCAATCTCCACAACCACTCCAGAAAAATATTTTGCTCGGATTTTAATGAATCTTCTGGACTCAATTATCCACCTATCAATAAAATAGCTTGCCTTAGAACCGCTCTGCATGCTTTGGACTCTAACTTCACATTGCTGCATACAGATATGGTAATGGTTGGACCTGTACCCAATGTCAAACAAAACATCTGCTTTACCCCATCTCCACCACCACAAAAAGTAGTTGATATGCTTCAATTACCATCTGATTCTATATGGGTATCCTTCGATGGAGCAACTATTTTTAATCAAGTGCCAACCATATTTTTTGACAACGTTTTGGAAGCAACCAAAATCCTAATAGACATGTATGGAACAGAATGGCCCGCAAGTCTTGCCGCATGGAATTCCATCACGCATCAACACAATCTTTCCATTCTTGGTGCTGCTATAGAATCTCCACTAACTCAAACCTCTTCTGCTCTGCTGCCTTTTGTCCACTACAAAGCAGGATTGCCACCCTACTTCAGCAAACATGCCTACAATCCTGAGTTTCAAATCATCAATCCTTATAACGCCTTCATAGATCACAACCCCAATTTCTGCACCAATCACGTTCGAAACGTAATCTTAGCCTACCAAAAAAACACAACTTGACAATGGTAATCATTTTATTTATATTTGCCTAAGAGAATCACCCAGAAACCTCATCGGGGAATCACCCAAGGAACATACATTATGGCATGTGATTGTCAAGACATAGACTTTTTGCCAAACAACGAGTTGATAAAAAAATTATTGGAACGTACCACCTTTTTGGGTGTGGTCATTTCCTCAGAAGATGATCCCCATAACACCGAACATAAAAATTTCTCTGTGTCCTTCAACAGCCAATTAGACACCAAAGAAGTCTCCCAAATCCTGCTTTGGGCCGCAAATGCACTGCTTGAAACCGCAAATAGTGATTTACAACCACCAAATTCTGGAGTATAATAGAGGAATGATAAGTTGCGACGAAAATGAATGCGAATACTTTGGACAACCCACCAATGGCAAACTCTTGGTTTTGCCAAAGTCTGCTGCTAGTAATTTCACCTACGATAAGCCGTGGGCTTGTATCTCTATTGGCTGTGAACCGGGTGATTGGCCTAAAATCAACAAGTGCCAACAAGTTGATCTTCTTCAAATCGCTTTTGCCGATCTTGATAGACCACTCAATCAAGAAGAGTCAACTGATTATGCCGAAAGTCACAAAAGCCACAAGCTGAACCCAATTCTATTCACTCCCGAACACGCTCAGCAAATTTGGGATTTTGTAGAAAAAAATTGGGATAAAGTTGAACTCCTTATGGTGCATTGCCTTGCAGGTGCTTCTCGCTCTCCAGCAGTTGCAGCCGCTATTGCATTAAAAAAATATGAAAATGACAATCTGTATTTTCAACTCTATTGCCCAAATCGATTAGTCTATAGAACACTCTTGGAAACAACAGGACTGTCTCTTAAGCCACATCCCGTGGTCAAAATAGCAAATAAAGAACTGTTCTAAAACATATATAAAGTATGACATGCTTTTCAGCAACAGAATTTGATGACAGTTTTTATGTTTGCATTGCAGTAGCACCCGTCGTTACAGTAAAAACACCCGCTATTTGTCGGGCGGAACAAAAGTTTTATTGCAGCACCTATAGCAGATGTACCAAGTCCCTTCTGATAAATAATGCCTACGTGCCCGCCATCACAGTTTGTCAAATGGACTCGTTGTATGCACAATATCTCAAAAGCATAAATTAAAGTAAAGCCATCCGTAAGGCTTGTTCATCTTTAATTACATAATTTCCATCCAATGCATACTTTACACCACGTTGACAATAACGAAAGAAAATAGAATCATATAGCCATTCATTGGGCTCGGCTACATGTATCTTTATTTTTCGACTGACACCATCTGCGTTCTTCTTCAAACAGCCTTGAATATCACGCACTAATAATTCATATAAGCTCAAGTCTACTGCCCGCCAACTCATCCAGCCAAATGCAAACAACCCAGTAGGATATTGCCACGGTGGAGTTATTAATGGTCTGCCCAAAATGACATAGACTTCATCACAACCAGCATCAATACATTGTTGTAGTGGTGCCATCTGCCGAGCACCAGCATCTACCCACCCATTTCTGTCATGCACAATTCCAGGTATTGCCACTGCACCTAGTGCAGCGTCGGCAAATTCTTCTCTGGAAACTTTTGTGCTCCATATGTACTCAATTTCCCCGCTCACAATATTTAGTCTTGTGACTACCCCTGTGCAAAATGGACCCTGTTGCACAATTTTGCCAACCACTTTTTCAGCAGGCTTCTCATTGAATATTCCACGATTCCATAAAAAATTCCAATTAAAACCAAATAAGCTAAGAATGGTGGTAACACCATTCCACATATCAACAAGGCCCTGCGGACCAGCGTATGCATAGCCTGTCGAACATGCAGAACCAGATGATGCCCCCATGACAAAATCAGCCTTGATTCCATGCTTTTGATATAAATCTAACGCTATTCCAGCTTGAATCGCTCCCCTAGAGCCGTCCCCAGAAAAACAAAAACCTATCATTTTTTATTCCTTTTAGTTTGCCAATCTTTAATAGATTTAAGTGGTAATACAAACATCAATATATTTAATGTCAAATTATCACTAATCAACCATAATGTTGTGAGTTCCATCGCCACTATCAATGCCACAATTGTATAATAAGGCACATAAAGACATAAAGTATAACCAGCTATTACACACAAAATATCACACACTGAATTTAAGACGGTATCACCAGTGTAGTCTGTTGATGATGTCTTAGTTCTGTAATGATTGATAACAAAAGGTGAATTCTCCATCATCTCCCAAATGGCCTCTAATAATACGGCTATCCACAATTGACCACACCAAAAAAACACAAAACCATGTATGATGTGCGAAGGAGAATACCAATCAAACATCTGTCTGGAAGATTCTTCCATGTTTCCCCATATTTTTATCTTCTCTGGGAAAATCCTCCTCCCAAATAATAACTCAACCGAAACCATTACCACTAATATAATTGCTATTATCGATGCTGCTGCCATTGTAAATAATCTTTCGCATATCTTTCAAGTTCACGCC
This genomic window contains:
- a CDS encoding DUF2585 family protein, yielding MAAASIIAIILVVMVSVELLFGRRIFPEKIKIWGNMEESSRQMFDWYSPSHIIHGFVFFWCGQLWIAVLLEAIWEMMENSPFVINHYRTKTSSTDYTGDTVLNSVCDILCVIAGYTLCLYVPYYTIVALIVAMELTTLWLISDNLTLNILMFVLPLKSIKDWQTKRNKK